The genomic DNA TTCAGATATAAACGTATACATTAGTTTGTGTGTTGACGGTCCTTTCAAGGATAAAATCAACACGCTGATCTAGCGCCATACGGCCAAAAAGGCGGAGGACTTTGCAACAGCGTCCGGACGGAGATGTTTTACATATTGAATTAGATTAGAattaattcaatcaattcTTGTCCTCGAGGTACGTGTCGGATAGTGACGCAGCTTACCAACGCAGACCACCGTCGGTTGCTGGTAGAATGCGACAGGGTTTTGCAATCATCTCGGGCAATAGCCTCAAGACATTACAATACAGTAGCACCCAGCACTACCTTGCATGTTCGATGGTGGTTTGCATTGGTTTTCTACTCTAGCGTAGCTGTTCTCCTCTTTCATTGGTTGAGCTCTGTTCATCCAGCTTGCCAATGAACTTGTGCGTTGAAGATGATGTTATGAATGAAAACCGTGGTTTCAGACgatctcaaacacacacacgacatgATCGGCCAAGAACCAAACCACATCTGTCAGTCAGCAGACTACGCATGGAGAAAATACGCATGGAATGAATTGTGTCAGGCCTTAAAGTGTCTCGTTTTCTGCACTGGACAGTTTTCTTCCTTTGGCTCTTGTCGAATCGTTACAGGCCGATGGTAACAAATGGTTCAAGATTAAATTGGATTTGATGCGGATCAATTTGTGCTTATAAATTAGCAACGACCTCCGGCAGGATTATTTCGGACGAGGCATAAGTGCTCTCAGACATCCATTGAACCCAAGTATGTGGATGCTGAAGTGCTTGGTCATTAGTATCGGTAGTAGCTAGCTGCGTGATAGTTTGCTGAGCAGACAAAGCGTTCAGATATTTATCATCGAGCTTAGAACTTTCCAAAATATCTGCTAGGAGTGAATGAGGTGAACTTGTTTGAGAATAACTGTACACGAATTGCGTTTTCTCGTACCGAACGATAAGAGAAATTTCGGACGAGATAAATTGTCCTTAAACACAATCTGTGCTTTGATTCTATTAAATGGAGATAAGATGCAGAACAGCTCGCCACATACGCTGGAGGTTTTATGGATGAAGCAGCTCTCCTTGcagaaacaaaataatttaaaacattccagaaaatttaaaaaaaaacaatagaaccGCAATAGAGAGGAATAGATCCGCTCTGTTAAAGAAAGTACGCAAAAAAGCTGTGAAACAAGCTTCAAATCTCTCGATCGAATAAATGATGATTCGTTTGTACTTTGTAGATCTGTGGCCCATATCATCTCGTCGATTTCATTTGTCCCTTTTGTGAGAAGCTTATGAGATGTGTTCCAGTTAGCcattgttcgataacgaaaAATTCATTTTCTTATTTCGACAAGGGTGTGCCGGTGTGTCCCAAAATCGGCTTAAGGATTAGCCGTTGCTCATTTCTGCTTTGACATGATCAATGTTTGACCAATTTCTAAGCCtgcatttcttttgtttggttATCCATGACAGAATGCTAATGAGTATTGTGGGTCTTTTCATTCACATGTTGCATTTTTGCATGCTTGTTTAAAGATCGCCACACAAATGATACCATAAGGATACAAAAGTCTGAATCTAATTGCCTTTTAATTCTGAATTCAAAAGCATATTGATCTTAATCGATGTTTAATGCCCAGTGCCCTTTACAGTTGCAAGCATATCAGCTACAAGTGTCAGGATttgaattcttcttcttcttctgtggcactacaacctcgagagggtctcggcctgccatttctggctttctgtgacttaattttacccgtagaaaagtagtcagcctttcgtacggggaggcggtccggatgggatttgaaccccggccctgccgtgtggagaccggcgccgctgtcgccccAATTTGAATTTTGGATTTGAATAATATCTACAAATCCACAGGATTGTCAGGATTTGAATAATATCTACAAATCCACAAATCCAAAGTCtacggtaaaaaaaaaatccaacggAAGAAGCGATTATCGGATTCATCTTCCACAAAACGAGAATGGGATTGAAGTCATGGATTAAAAATGAATCTGTTTAGCAACTCCGTTTGTGTGCTGACAAATCTATTTTTTGCTGGTGACGTTGGGTCGTTGCATGACTGTATGGTCTTTTGTAAATGAACGCACAGTCTTCCAATACATCATGATTGTCAAATTTAACAGATGCagtttaaattagtttttacTTGAAGCCATCTTTTAGCGAGGCTTTAATAAAGGACTATGAAAATTGTTGAACCACTACGGTGCATGATACAAATTCCTATTTATGGAGTTTGTTCAAGACATTGTGATGGTCAGTGGTCGCGGAATATCCATTAGAATAATTGCAACTGGGATGGTAGTGCTGCTCAGTTGTTGCAAAATCCAGAAGCCATTTGCGAAATGAAGCATCTGCCGCTATGACTGTTGACCAGAAGCTTCGTTGACCATTGTGCAACCATCTGGATTGTCAACCGAAACAAACAAGAAGAGAAATTTGCTTCAAAATTCGACCAACCAATCCATGTTTCATGGTCGTACAGCGTCAAGGAATCTTGTGTCACGGTTTGTTTGCAGTTCATTTAGAAATGGAGTTCGGTTGAAACACTTTGCGGAAAGCTTAGTGTAGGGTGGaatgtttctttattttagcATTTTTCAAGACATGAAGTCTtatggaaaacaaattttgatTAGCATAGACGCTTGAAATCGTTTTTTCGTAATTAGGCATATCTCGAGATGGTAAAAATGCTCATTGTTTACGAAATATCGTTTTGTGTGGCCTTTGTTTTGTGGAGCCTTCGTTTCGTGTTCATCGTTAAGCGTCATAATGGAGTTTACCTGTATCTGCTGCAATTAAGTTATTCGTCTGTTTGAAAATGTTCAGTATTCAGAGCAATAAATTTGTAAATTTTTCAATAAGAAGACTTCTGCCTTACGCTGAAGACAAATCAAATCTATCTCCTACAAAATTATAAGAAATGGATGTCATCTTAGCAATTTCAATTATAGCCGACATCAATTGATgtcattttcctttcctcttAATTCTCCATTAATTTTCATCTTCTACCCCGTGAAAGTGTCTTCTCTTATTATTTTGTCAGATATTCAGAAAAATGCTCTTGGATATGAATGGATGCGATAGAAACGGAaatttgtttgtggttttattcTGCGAAGGTGTCCCGACAAATCTCATTGTAAAACGTACACTGTAGAAGACGATGGAAAATGCGGAAGTGAACCACACGAACGAAAACTTACACCTAGAAGATACGCCAATTTTCCTTGGgtaacggttttttttttatatctttcCACGACTGGTGAGTGCCGTGAGGCAAAGGCCAGAAGCATTTCCTGCGTTCCGATGATGGCTGAAAGACAGCCAGCCTGCGCTACATTCGTACAGAGTAAGCGATTGTAGCAGAGATTCCCAACCCAACATTCATGCACTAGACACAGTTTCCAGAGCTTTTCCACATGCCTCGGTATGCTTCTTTGTTCTGGTGGAGGAAGAAACCATCAAATCACGACAGGCGAGGTCTCCCACCCTGAAAGGTGTTCAAAAAGGGAAATGTGTTTTGGTGAAAGAGGAAATTAAAATTCGTTTCTAGACGACGCCCCTACGGCGTCGACGGTGACAACAGCATCGCTGATAACGCTGATGACGACAAGGACGATAGTTGGATGGTGATAAGTGGTACCGGGCGTGTGTGGGGTTGCTCTCCCTCGAACTTGTTCGTTCTTTGTGTTTGGTAAGAATGATTCCAATCGATTGTATACGTAAGAAAGCAGTTCTTTCGTTGTGGTTTTCTTGGTAAAACAACTGGGTGAAACCCAAACGAAGAGAGTTGCTCGATGAAGGTAAACACGGTAGCATTCTGCACCATTGTATTATTTTGTGTTTGCAGTCCTGTCGGATGGAAAGAGGAGTCGAGTTACGGGAAAATTTTCATTATCCCGGAGAATAAGGGCCACGAATATCTGGAGGCAATGTTTGAAACTTCATGTAGAAGGAGTTTAACAAGGGTTTAGAGAGTTGGGTGCAGGTGAAAGGGCGAAGACAGTGTTACAGCATAATCATCATAAAATTGATACTCATACCAGCAATTTTTCGGATCTTATTTGCTATCGACTGTGCTACAATTTTGTGGTAAATCTGTGTTCGAAAGCAGAGGTACTGCAGAAAAGAGACTGTGATaatgtggaaaaaaaactcacggGTTATTATTTTCCTGCGCcagaaacaaacgcaaacaatTTCTGCTTTCACCGAAGAAGAATGAACGGATTGTAGCACTTGAAAGAGTTAGGTTTGGTAGAAGTTGTCTCAGGTCTGTTTTGGATCGGTAGTGCTATTGACTGGTAACAAAATAAGAAAGTCGTATAATCGAACATACAGTATTAGATGTGCTTCCGTGTGTTCTCAGTCACAAAATAATCGAACTGGGAAAAGCGTTTCATGAAGGAGAATTTTGAATGGAAGAAACTTTTTGCCTCTCTAACAAGTAGCGCAAAgataatttatatttaagttTTTGCTCATCctccttgttgtttttttcaaaGTTCTGTGTTGTGGTTTGCATattggaagaactttattcaAACGACATTTGTTGTGTTATACTGTATAACGTGCAACATATTTGTTGTTGATCCAAATTAATAGTTTAGTTTGGTTTTAGAATGAGATAACTTTTTGttaaaatacaattttccctttttttatggGGAAAGCAAAAGATTTCGTTGATGACGTTGTATTCGAGCAACTCAATCATTCTTGCATTCTGCCATAGTTTTGCAATCGTAACTTTGAATTCAAAAAGTTTTGCGGGGCACGAACTGATTGCCAAAAACTTTATCGAATCCGGCACTAGAAGTTTCTTACGGCATGTTTGATGAACTTTGGGAGGTTTCCATTTCCCAATTGGATGATAACTCGCCTATCTTACTTTTCGCTTTCTACGGGCTTAACTCGATCAAATCTCGAACTGCGGAAACTGTTCCGTCACGTGACCACAGTATCTCGATTTATTCTTCTCGGAACGTATTACAATTTAAAAGCCCGCAAGGGATGCTCTAAAGTTACACATTGATGGAATAAACGTACATATCAAGAAAAAGAATCGTTGGCTGAGAAGACGAAATTAATGACCACAAAGGACGTGCGATTCCGACGTGCTTTGATGGTCCGAATGCTCAAAAGGACATATTCTATTTTTAACATGCCATTGCCACAGTGCGTGAAAAGGGTTTCTAAGTCTGCCTCAGTGATGCTACAAAAGTgatccaaaacaaaatattgaaccAGATCATTCAATTCTGTACCACTTTAAATTGGTATAATTATCACGCGATCACGGTAGAAATTAAAACTCCCCACCAAGTTCATAGAGAGCGAAAAAATGTCGAAACAGTAGAAGAATGGCGAGAACTCGTGCGGAAAATCTGTGGAAAAGCTACCAAAGGAAATGGCCAATTTAAACCACCGCCAAATGTTATCTATAAATAAGCACTCCCTCTTCCACCGAGCAGAAGAACCACGGGAAATACGTGGTTGTGGTCGAGTTTGTTTTATGAGCTGTGTTGTCTGCAATAAAGATAAAAccgaaataaataataacgTTCACTGCATAAATCACACAAATAACAGCATCAACGCAGTACCGACCTGCGTTCAGGGGGGGAATAATACTATGAAATAGGCCGTAGGAGCGTTTAAAATTTGCGCACTATCAACGAAGCTGAGTCaggttggttgttttgttgcagtCCGTGCGAGAGCAATATGTTGCACCAACATGCATACCGATGAGTGTCTGTGGATTGTGACCAGAAGCCAATGGAACAGCTGTGTTTTGGCTCGTTTCGAGACCGACTGCAGTGTCGTTAGGCAAATGTCTGAGAATATTTAACAGTTTGGCTTGGCGAGATGAAACAAACTTGTGAAGGGATTTATACGTACATTCAGACCGAAATGGTAGATAGAGAAGAACGGGCGAGTAATTTTTCACCCCAAATTTATGACCTCTCGTGTTGCTGAATTTCTTCGTGCTTTTGTTTGGGCATTTGTAGAGCAAGGGAAATATTTTTGAGGTCGTAGAACCATCACGGTAGCGGGCAGAGAATTGAGCGAGAAGTGTGATGATGACCATTAGCATTCCAAGTGGAATTTTATTCGTATCTACTTTCACGTGGtgcacaaaagaaaaaatagtcGATCACTAAGGGTTTAAAGGGGTATGTGTATGTTTACAATCGTCATTCATTTGAATTTGAGGGAAAGTAGGAGCCGTTCTGtcaaaatgaaatgaaaattttctcATTTGACAAAACCATTACGAGAAGTAGGGTTCTTTGTTATTAAATATCTTATggtgaattttcattttaaataatcAACCATTTCTTTGTTTATCGAAAGTAAACAGTAAATGAAGTAAGACTTTCAGCAAAACTAGTTAAAAGCTGCTTCTTTTCGTGCTCTTTTCTAACGGAAACCTTTCAACGAACATGTCAAATGTCAAGCCAAAATATAAATGATCTCTCAGACATGAGACCGTCAATCCTCAGAAAGCAAAACGGAACTAAAGATGTGTGGATGAATTAATGAATTTTTTAACATTCCTAGATGACGTATCACTTAGGCCGAATAGTTGAAATCTATTTCCTTGGCGAACAAAATCCTTAATGAGAGGGTAAACCACTGTTTCATCACAAAGGGTGAATTTCGGTGGGACCTTCGCAAAAAAGCATCCATTAAGTAGGggttaaaatttaattgagTTACCACCGTTGTTCGGGGGTTGTGCATTCTAGGATAAGGGCTCTACCTGGGACACCTCACTAGAAAAGTCATGAAAGGGCGATATGCTCTCAGGAGAAAAAGGGGTTTGGGTTTCGAAATGTGTTGGAAAGAAGAACGACTGAGTATCGCTCTTTAATTCTATGATCAACAAACGGACTGTATGCATCACATTCAGCCGAGTGATGGAAAAAGGATTGGGCACAGCAGTACAGGAAAGTGTGCCTGATGTTTACCTTCTGAAGGGTTCCACGCTCAACCGTGAGATTTTTACAGCTTgaatatgcgttcaacgttaAACAGGTCACACATTTTGGTTGAAGTTGCAGACTACTTTACCATTCAttttaaatggaaaaagtATAGAATGTTGTATTCGATGCATTCACCACACATTTTGAACACATATTAAAAACCACTTCCATGTTGAAGCAAGACTTTGCTTTACTGCCCGTTGCGTCCTCGTTTGTCATTTCCAGCGCatgttaaattttaatataTCTGCTTCTCGCTGCTATAAGTTCAGAAGTACTTTTATGCAATGTAGACCATTTCCAATATCCCCTTTAATAAACGAATCGCATTCTtcatgttgttgtttgctttttgaaAATGTGGTAGGTTCGATAACCGCTTTACCACGCATTGAACGCACCATCATGAGCAAGTCCTATAAAAGGCAGAACAAATAAAAAGCCGGTGGCATCATAGCTACTATGCAACACAGCGCTCTTGCAATGTGAAATGAATATGAATATTCTATTCTTCGATCGTAGTTTTAATcttcaaaattaattcaaaacaAATGCGTTTACATTAATAATTCAAGATTTCCGTTAGTCGCTGTTGTTTCCGTAGGGTTGTCATATTGCTACAGAGATGGTCTGAAACACAACTGCTAGAAGGAATGGATAACTACGGAAGGAAAGAAGTTCGTCAAAATGCTCAGAAAATCCAAAGCGGAAACAGACCTCGAAGCGTTTGTACAGTGTTGCGGCAAAAGGCTTATCAAAACGGAAACTGAACTCATCCACAGCTGACTCAACTGATTTGagctggtttttattttgctttcaattCGAGACCCAAAGGCGAGATGCGTGCTTTTTTGCGACAGAAGAAACTACATTTTTGGTCGTTCGTTTGTGTTGATTTTCCGAGACGGTTTGTTTTCCGCCCACCGGGGGATTGTGTGAGAATCGtaatttgctgttgttttgccGAGTGGGCTTTGcttttgaaatgcgtttttgtACGATTAGGTCTCATCGTTCCAGTTTCAGTTCAGCTGAGTGATCCATTTGAAGCGTCAGGATGTGGAGCTTGTTGTTGTACGAATAGTCTCTGTGAATTTGGTTCGAAATAATCTAAGATAAGCAAAAGAACGAGTGTTGAGTTTGAATGGTCTGCGCCTAGAAGGATCTTGGAACCTTAGCAAACAGCAATTTTGTGTTAAAAAAGAGATAACTTCCATGCTGCATCTTATTTGGCGAATGTATTCAGTATGTAAAAAAATGTGTACTCcttgctttatttttcttttttcaaaggtttttttcaataaattccttctttttttataataaacgTTCTCAAGCAATTCCACAAACGCGAAGGCGTAACCATTAAATGCCGTAACATCAAACAACACTCTTAGTTCCCAACTATACCTATGTTCGCGAGTGCATGAAAATCTGTCATATTTCCTGTTATCTTACGATGTTTACACTTCGCATGTGAGCTACACCGTAATATCGAACAGGCTGCCTTAGAAACGTTGCCTCAGCCGTTTAAACACGCAATAGTTCTCCGATTACGTCTTTATCCCCATAATCCACGTATCCTGTGACCAGTGGCAGGTCTTAAGCCTACGCTTGCGGAACCAAAACACGAAACCTTCATAGGGGAAGAAACAAAATCCCGAGTGCTGTAAACAAAGACAAGTGGGGCACGTCAGTTTTGATGTACTTGCCTGACAGGTCGTCAAAGtggacgggttttttttgcataatgcTTTGGCAAACACATGTTTTTATGCTTTCATCGACATGTAACAAGGAAAATGACGATGCAATACATATACTCGGTACTCTTTACCGGCGGAAGgattggatggaaaactccTGTTCGAGGCCCAAGAATGTTGTCCAAAGTTTTGCGAAAGGTTAATGTAAATTTACTCTGCAAAACAATGGCAAATAGACCCAACTTCGGTGAAATTTAGAGGAATTAGCGCGAGGCTGAGCATTGTACGTGGTGTTTATGTACACAGACCCTCATAGTACGGTTTCTGCACACAGAGAGAATTCAGAACAGCGTTGctgttttggttggttggactTCATGCCCGAAAATTAGTGTCTCTCGAGGGACGAGTTTCAGAGAAAGGTTTTAGCGGTTACATGTTGTTTGTCAAATTTACATCTTTAATCAAATGCTTCAGTGAAAAACATGGGTGCTTGTTAGCTACGCCATTACTGAATTACGCGTTATGTTGTTAAACTGTGTGAGGAATATACTTCCATAAAAAATTCAAGAATGAAATCCACCATGAGGAAATCACGCGTCTTCTGTTTGCAGATGCCACGTTGAGCCGCGTGTGCATTCGGtttgaaataatattttaataattaatcCATTACGTTTCCCAAGAACTGCTCCCGAAAACACTTCAACGAACCCTTCCATACTGCCTTGTGGCGTAAAAGAGCGAGCGGCATGGTCTTGTTACTACACAGCTCCCTGCACTACAGCTTGCCTTGCCTGAGGTGAATCCAATTATCTGGTTTATGTTGCATGGGTTCTCTATTTTTACTGGCGTCCAAAGTGATCGAACTGGCCTGCTGGTGTGCCTCTCAAGTTTATCTGGCCGAAATCTGGCCAGAATACCTACCGGGCGGTTCCGCACGATACGTGGAATAGGGTTTCCATGGGTCGGCACTCCCCTGTGTACAAACGGAGCCTGAGCAATCGAGAGTGGCTTTTGAGTGAAGATTCATCCCAATTCAATCATTAGGCAAACACACGACCCTACGGTAGCACGTCACATGTACACGGTGTGGTGAGAAAGAACATGCTTCTGTTCGCTTCGAGCGATGCCAACTGATCTACCGAGGTTGGAGTGGTTCCAAATTTGTGTGCATCCGATTTAATGTCCGTTCGTGATTGTCGGTTCCGTTTGTAAAAGTGGGAAACCGTACAGCGGCGTTCCAAGAGCGCTGCAGTGGGGATTTATTAGAGGGATCTCCGCAAATCATAGGTATCGAAGAATTAATCTGCAACAGTAGCCAGAACAACGGTTCAAATTGCTAGAAACCAAGTGCAACCTTCCGGCAGCGACTCAGGTCAAACCTCCAGAAGGCAGAACTCTTCGctagagaaagagagttgGCTGCAGTCAGTAGCCATTCCAGTCATCTGTCGGCCGTTCATACCCTTGAAGCTCGTCGGTACGCATCTTCCCTCCGGTAGCATTATGCTGTGCACCTATCGTTCTGAACCGGCATTCTATTGATAGAAGCACGGTGGGAGTAATGCTTTCATAAACATTGAAGGAAATTGTTGTTTAAGCGCTTCGGTACTGGTGTTGGTCACGTTCGCTGTTTAATCTCGTCTCGCAATGCTTATTTAGCCGCGGCTGTGATTTGTGACGGAAAGGTAGAGGCTCACTCGAGGGTATCCCAGGGTGCAGACTTCCAACCGGAATGGTCTTCGACACGTTTAGCCTAGAGCCCAGGACAGTGAATGCCTATCGCGGTGAACTTGCACTTTGATTGTCGATTGCGTCGTATATCGCTTTCGGGAGCTTGAAAGAGGAGAGTAGCATCAGTGTTGTACTGTGCGGTAGCAATACGGTTATGAGGCGGTGTAGTGTATTCtggtttgttttaattgtttgcCTCAGTTTGTAGTTATTAAGGCGAGTTTTAACAACTTAAACAAAAGGATTTTATAGATTTCAAGTTATTGTACTGTACAAGATAAACATGCATAAAATGCGATGATGGCGCTATTGATCTTGGCTACAGTCACACAAGATATCCATTATGAGAAGTGGGATATAGGACGTGGTTTGAATCAGATTATATTGCGAGTCGGCTTCTCAAATTGCATGTCACCCTTGTCACTTGTTCCCTAAGGGCTTGTTGAAATAGTTGTCATGTTGCGAATGAATCAGATGGGATACATTTCTCCCAGAGGGACTTATACCGGATTGCACTTCTCATAATATGTCATTGATGAAGTGTGATAATTTTGATCCATAGTTTGCACGGGAATTGATGGTGCTTCGAATTTTCCAAATTATGTTGAGTTGATGACataattgaataatttctGAAATTTCTGCATTAAACAAGGGATCCACACAATAGAAGGAGGTAGAATATCTACTGCATTCAGATGTTGGAAGactttttaaaacattccCAAGTCTAATTACATGTACGAAGCCTTGCAGCAGGGTACAAAGAAACAATCTCGACTCAAATCAGTGTCGCAGGCTACGTGGTATCAGCGGCACCTACTTTCTTGTTCTCTTTGATTACCTACCGACATGCGGAAGCATAGCAGCGGGATGCGGCACACATAAGCAAACGCGAGATACGGAGAGATGGTGTTGTATGATAAGAAAATGGTACGCAGGGTCATGATGAAGCAATGCTTTTTCTCAAGATGTTATTCGCAGGGAGGACAGGCTGCATGGCGTCTGATAGGATATGAAGAGCGTAACCACTGAGTGGTACGAAATGGGAAGATTGTATGAGCGGAATCTTTCACGAATGCCGCTGAATGTTGCTTAAAGATCCTTCTTGACACGTACGCATACAGAGGGGAATCTTTCGACACACAACGTTTCGTTTGGGAAAACAACCCTCTGAAGTTCTACCGTCTGTCGATGAAGTGCTTAGAAGAAATTTGTTATGATGGTGTTTTAGATAGAGCTCTGTCCTATCTTTCGATCGTCATTTTGCCTTACAAACATAGAAAAtgcagaaagaaagaaacgaTTCCTTTCCTATTTTATGAAATCAGCGGGTCGTGGAACTGGATGGGAAATATTCTAACAGTATTGTTTTATGCATCCTGTATCTTTTGAGGATAGAAAAAGATATCATAGTCGACAACACCGAATATCGAATACAAACCAAATCGTCACCCCGCAGGAAGCCAGTCACAGAAGTAAAACAAGCCCTAAATCAAGGAAGTTAAAGTTGGCAGCCCTGTCCAACAAATTCCCAAGGTCAACAAATTAATATATAAggaacaataaaataagtGTAACTACCCTGGTCAATGATTTACTTGGTCTAAACTGCACAGCGTTGTTACATTAAAAAGCAATTATCATGCGCttcaattgaatttatttcacATTGAAATTCCTTATATgtataacaaaaaatacaaagtGTCGCTACATGGCTAAACTTCAAAACGCTCTCTAAAATCAACGGGCTCAGGTAGGTGCAGCTGACAAATTTTCGTAATTTAATTAGTGCATACAATTTTGTTTCCTACACCCCTGTGCGTCATTACCAATAAAGGTTCACAGATATGCATCGCAAACAGAGCTAAATGCTCGTGTGTGAACAACATTCTGTAAGCGAACAGATGTGTGGCACGGCACCTCACACCTTGACTTTTCTTCCCCAAATGGTCACTGCTTTATGGTAGCATGTGTAGGTAAGAGCAAAAGCGGACTAAGGGCTAGGCACatgttcaaaaacaaaaagaacttTTACAGCAGGCAAATTGGGCTCAGAAAGGATTAGACCATATGTGCTAATGTTTGCCTCGCAGCTAACAGAGTGTGAGTCGAGTATGACCGCGTGGTTGCTGAGCACGGTAAAAGCCTTTTATTGTACACTGCGTGAAGTGCCTTTGTTCGGAGCGCGAAAATGTGcgaattaaaattataatcatCACCATTAATTAATTATCCCTCACAGGTTGGGCATAGTGGTTCAGTAAGCTAAAGCgagtgaagaagaagagtgtGAGTGGGTGGTTGCGATTTTAGAATCGGTGTGGAGTGTTCGTTTCCGCTCAGTGTTGAAATCGCAATCTCGAGTGAATGTGATCCCTGGAATTGGTGCAACGGCATGCAAAGCAGTGGTGCTGCATGAAGGAGACCCATACAGTGACGAcaattgcagcagcagcagcagcagcagcatcagaagTGTCTAGGGCAGCATGATGACCATACGTGGGATTTGGTCAGGACCTCAGTTTAAAATGTTAGTGCTGCTGACCGTGACGATGGTGTTGGCGTTGGTTGTGCCATCCAACGAGGAACCgtacggtggtggcggtggataTTTTGGAGCAGAAACACAATGTCCGCGACTATGTGCCTGCACGGGCACGACAGTAGATTGTTCGCATCGAGGATTGACCCAGGTGCCGCGGAAGATTCTATCGGAGACCGATAGACTGTAAGTATTGAGCACATTTCATGTACCACGTTTGATCCATTCTACTCAAATCTTCAAACCAGTTTCACTCAGTGTACAGAGTGAAAGTATTTTCATTTGATAACTCAATCTTCAATAATGCTTACAAAATgtgccaacaaaaaagaatgtGAGTTGGCAATGGGATACTTGAATTCAGAATTCATCTGATCCGTAAATAAGACATAAAATTGAAGCTTTTACGCCACACACAGTCGTGCTTTCACTGGGTCATGAATATTGTTGTTCGATGTTATTGGCATTATTCAAAGACATGACTCCTTCTCTTCGCATCAGCGCACCATTACGACAACTCGAACGCAAGTATTCGCCGGTTTAACCTCGTTCACCCACGCCAACAATTTCTTATTCCaggtttactttttatttatgGTGTAGATGTTGTTGAAGAAGAATTGAGGAACAAGTTAATAACTCAATTATTGAACACGAGG from Anopheles stephensi strain Indian chromosome 2, UCI_ANSTEP_V1.0, whole genome shotgun sequence includes the following:
- the LOC118504307 gene encoding protein slit-like, which translates into the protein MMTIRGIWSGPQFKMLVLLTVTMVLALVVPSNEEPYGGGGGYFGAETQCPRLCACTGTTVDCSHRGLTQVPRKILSETDRLDLQGNNISVIYESDLQGLVELRILTLPGFPECHTFQKVHLHPIVNFPGWPMPHRTLDVVCSDSTWRICLNVS